The Apium graveolens cultivar Ventura chromosome 3, ASM990537v1, whole genome shotgun sequence sequence GTTATTTTCCTTTCTTATGGACGACAGCAGATTAGTTAACATTGATTTACCCCAAGAAAGACATAGGTTTCATGAAGGAGACAACCAACAAGATATTATGATCAGAAACTAAATAAATAACATATGAATGTTCTTCTTCAGTAAGAAATTAGAATTTCCCTGCGATGAGCCACCTCAATGGGAGCTTCTAGTGCTCATTCGCACCTAATAGAAGTACTTAATTCAAACTCTAACCTTTTAAAGCTATGCTTGTTTAAGGGGATAATAGACTATAAATAGTCTAAGGATTATAATCCGAGGATAATTACTCCCATCACAATAAAGAGTAAGATTAATTTAGTCCCCTCTAATACTTTGGTTAGAGGAGGCATTATTTAATACCTTAAGAAAAGTCATTTTCTAATCCCTTCTAAATCCTGAACTATAATTCCAAGTAAGTTTTTGCAAGGATTATAGTTCAGTTACAATCTTAATACCTTGGAACATGTAAAGACTTGGTGTCCGTTTCATTTTGCAGAAACTGAAATACTCAAAGATCTCTGAGATCCTCATCTTTTTTATTGTGTATGCATGTAGCATTATACATTAAGGATGTCATTAGTGGGATGGTATATAATGATGTGGGAACAATGGGGAGCTAAAACTACTTTTTGATATTTATGGGCAGGATATGTTCATTTTTCTCAAGTCTCTTCCACCTGGATATTTTTTGATCCaacaaaatgcaaactaagtCCTTCATGAATAACAGGTTGCTATCAGAGGAGTTACCTGGCTGCTGCAGAAATTTCCACAGTTAGCTGAACGATTTTAAGTGAAGCAGGTAATGAGCACTGTATTTACATTTGAAGAATCTATCCCGGTGGTCATTGTGGCGACTGGAAAAATATACGAAGTTTGACAACTATGTTAACTGTCTTATTTGCACGAGTATAATGTGTTGTAAGAGCATCCAACAGGGGTAGCCGAAATTGATGTGACATTACATTCTTGGTTGTTGCCTGTAGGAGTTGATAGATGGAGTGGAGTTGCTAGGTTGCCAAAAATTGGCAAGGCAACTTCTGAAACTGTTAAAATGCATATGTAAGTACAAAAATGATAATGGAGTGGAGTTGCTAGGTTGCCAAAAATTggaagtcaacttctgaaaatATATATGCAAGTACGAAAATGATAATATCTTGAATACTTATTTAGTTATTTGAAATTACATATATTTAGCATATGCATTTGCTATTGAAGTATTTGTCCAAGGTTATTATCAACTAACTATGTAATTTCTGCTACAGGGCAAATACAGTTAAAACAGAGCTgcaaatttcaaatttttatgtATTCTTTTTTTAACACTAGAATCATTCTATATATTAGCAAATTTTCAATATTTACATTCCTGTTCTCTTGGATAGTACCTTAACGGCCTTAACTTTTGGTTaaagtaatttttttaaaaaaataaataaaaatcataTATACAAATAATTATCATTTCAAATGCTGTCATTAAAAATGATCTCATGGGGAATTCAGAAATTTCAACAACATGTATCCTGATTGACCCGAAAGCTTAGCTTGCGTAGTCACAACAAAGTTAACAACAATAACACAAACGTGTGCCATGAAACCAAACACTTGTGTGGAGTAAAATTGTCTATTTTCTCCGTCACATGGGTGACGTTGgcttttatataaaaatataaaagcCAAAATTCACTCCTTTTTAGTACATGGTTGGGGAAATGGAACCCCCAAGAGCTCCCTTGCACATTCAAAGAACCGGCTGATGTGGGTTAATAATGAGCCTTAGTTTTCCTGCTAACAGAAGAAACTTCAAACATCGTGTTCTTGACTGACTTCAACAAAATATCAGGAGATTTTAGTTGGGGGTAAAATGCAAAACTTAATCTCATCACAATCCTAGGAAAATTTGTACACGGCTGCTGCTGGACCAACACTTTCCTTCTAGATGTATAACTCTTAAACTTCTATGACCCTACAATACATATGTTTGTTGTTTGCCCTATAAAAGGAACATGAACCATAACAAATCTTTACATAAAAACTAAACAAAATGAAGAGGGAAAGCTACTTTGCAGTTCTCTTGTTGATTTGCCTTGTAGTAATTAAAGCTGCAGCTCAACAAGCAAGCAATGTGAGAGCCACTTTCCACCTGTACGAACCCGAAAAAATTGGCTGGAATTACCTTACTGCTAGCGTGTATTGCGCAACCTGGGATGCCGATAAGCCCCTTGCTTTCAGGCAAAAGTATGGCTGGACTGCCTTCTGTGGCCCTGTCGGTCCTCGCGGCCAGGAATCCTGTGGCAAGTGCTTACGGGTAAAGACTCTCCATtaacattttttaattttttgttgaTACCACATTTTCGAGTTATCTCTGCGTAATCTCTACACAATTTATCATCTTGCACCATAACTTTTGTCTTCATATCGCATTAGGAATTTACGTAAACGTTGGAATGCATCCTGCAGGTTACGAATACCAGGACAAATGCTCAACAAATTGTTAGAATCGTAGATCAGTGCAGCAATGGTGGCCTAGATTTGGACGTTGGGGTGTTCAGGCAATTGGATACCGATGGATTTGGCATGCAACAGGGCAATATGATTGTAAACTACGAGTTTGTCAACTGCGGagattgattaattattttatgaaaagTGCTAGATATATACACTACTACTCTACGAAAGtataatatacataaataaaTGTGGATGTATCCTGGACGGAGGACTAAATAAAGAAATATTCTGCCACACACACATGTATTACTCTCGATCtcaatataaaaaaattatgtgCAATTTATCAATGCAGTATATGAGTAAATTGCACTTGCATAATGAAATTCCTTGTAATCTCAAAATGCCTGTTTTTGTAATTACTTGTGCTAAATTGTCtgttttgtaattttttttcttaCTAGAGTTTACGTCAAGATAATTAGGCATATTTAAGTAGCACAACTAGTACAAGTTCTCGTACCAAAAATTTAAGAACTCTTGTGTAATTAAGTGTTAGGAATATGGTGTAtatttgatgataagttaaacaaaacactttagtagatttaatttagtgaattttgtagcacccgacggatgatcaattatagtcccggcggatgattcaatatagtcccgacggatgactaattgatatccatcgggttagtagcttatgtaacaataagtaatgtaaCACATTCCTTGCAAataactttgtatagattctgtagtagcttatgaatcatatAGACTTCTAGTAGATGTgctgaataggttgattaaatgtaaatataagatgtcttgtaattctgcacaaacGAAATAGAGTTAAGTGATAAATGGCTATCCGaaagatgatcaacaaagctacccgacggatgatcaacaaggttacccgacggataacaagcatgtacccgacggatgatcaattcaaatatctgttgatagtgacaacacagtcacatgcatcgagtgtttgcaaaaggaatgtgacaGCCTGTTTAGcagagttttgagaacaaagaatcattaccatttccatgcaagttatgaagattttcaaagatgttggaatagagtagtgaagtaacatggagttagacttgataggttttgttttattatcttgtctaaTTCTATGTAAACtcggtgatatataaaccaagtgtagcaagtagaacaacaacaacaacaacaatagaCTAAGCAAAACacatttttcagagaaacattgtaaactgtatcctgtagcatttctctgcaagtttagtTGTTCACTTTTAAAGCGGCTGTGAATTATTCAAGCTGCACATGGTTctcatgatatatatatatatatatatatatatctggtggatatattcaaatccaccagaaagttttaaatacttgagtttttattactttatgtttgattaacttaactctgtattccgcactttgcaaatcaaacagttagatataaattgagttagaaccattttccataaatctcaaaaagaagtcagaattacattcaaccccccctctgtaattcttgttgtattgttagagaataacaattggtatcagagcaagctcttgaagtataAAGAGTTTAACATCACAaaaaaacagcaagatgaacaagaaggatgttggagtcaagattccatttctggacaaagaaaattatcaccactggaaggtgaagatgcacctacatcttctttctcaagatgaggcctatgtggattgcatagagagaggtcctcatgtgcctatgagagctgcaacaggcaatgaaccatctgttcccaagcctaggcatgaatggtcagatcctgatattgagcaagtcaagaAAGACAAGAAGGTcatgaatatattatttaatggagttgatggtgatatgtttgataacatcattaactgcaaaacaaccaaggaggtttgggacacaattcagattatatgtgatggtactgagcaagtaagggagaataagatgcagctgctaattcggcaatatgagcactttcattgtgaagatagtgagtctctcaatgatatttttagtaaatttcaaaaactgctaaatgctctgaagttgcatggaagagtctatcagacaaaagactccaatctcaagttccttagatctcttccaaatgaatggaaacaaatgacagtctcattgagaaactctcaagattataaggagtttactctggagagactgtatggcatcctgaaaactttatgagcttgaaatagagcaagatgaaaggatgaagaaaggaaggaagaaatgagggttaatagcactggttgctgagttggagaaagagaaagaggtgaaggtagaagctgttgagtctactacaaaggtctgtgaaaacaagggtaaggggctggtagctgaaaatgaagattctttgagctaagatgacatggatgatattgatgaacatcttgcattcctttccagaagattttccatgctcaagttcaagaagaactttgaagcaactaagccaaatagaaacatggtggataaatcaaaattcaaatgtttcaaatgtggcttggcatgacattttgccagtgagtgtagaaagtcagattccagcaagaagaagtttgagcctatgaattataaacagaagtattttgagttgctcaaataaaaggaaagggattttattatacaagaaaatgactgggcaacagatggtctggatgaagatgtcagctatgtcaatctagccctaatggccaagtctgatgaaacagaaacaagttcttcaagtaatcaggtaatcaccaccaACCTAGAACacttatctaaagctgagtgtaatgatgcaattaatgacatgtctacagaattatatcatttgcgtgttacacttaagtctctcactaagaaaaatgctaaaatcaaagaaaataatctgtttctaagtgagaggaataatgtgctagagtctcagtttattgaatttgagaaattaaaactagaatgtaagattgctaaggaggaattaactgagtccttgaagaaagaagaaattttgaagaagcaacttgaacgagaacaggaggtgattaaggcatggaaatcatctagagatgttcaactcaaatcaccaaagttcaaggtatcgagtccttttgtgatgcagcctggaaaaagagtaaggaggagccggaatccaatttggttaaaggattgctaacagatgtggactcgacggatgatgagagtcatccgtcggataatcaaaaggattatccgtcgagtgacacaaatcctcattcgtcggctgtgagcaaacctgtgagcaaagccaaacttgccaagttaaatgaaaagtatggatcagtttccagaaactttgtttcaggagaatcaagtcaagtgaagaaggagaaaaaagtgaatgttggtcatttgtctataaagcaattgaatgacatattagaaaagattgaggttaaatcagaaactaaaaagaaaaaataatagaaatatgaaagtagggattaacaaacataaaaactacacacctgataaatatgctccaaaaaaaatattgttaagtgtggtagtgttaatcatctgtctgttaattgtaaacttGCTATGCTaactcctatatctgtaccatcttcttttcccaacatgaatgccatgccttctatgcctatgaatgctatgtctgcacataatatgaatgcacaatttgctaatatgtcatttgcatctaatccttattatgtcgcatatagtatgcctcaaatgccatttagcatgccctactggaataacatgtttgcaaataacatgccttttcctgttaatcaaaatatgcatgataattctgttttaatgactggtttcaaaggtccaagtcagatgactaaggatgaatctgatatccccaagtcaaatgagatcaaacctaagaaataaaagaagaaagctaataaggcaggacccaaggaaacttgggtaccaaaatcaacttgatttggttttgatgtgtgcagggaaacagaaaaaatcagtggtacttggatagtggttgttcaagacacatgactggagattctaccctgctcacataGTTCTAGGAGAGAGCTGgaccaagtattacttttagagatgacaacaagggttatactgtgggatatggcttgatttctaaagacaattttatcattgaggaggttgccttagtggatggtctcaaacacaatttgttgagtatcatccagctttgtgataaaggcaatttagtaaccttcaattcagaagcttgtgttgtgacaaacagaaggagcaataaagtggttctcactggagtgagaaaaggaaatgtgtacctagctgacttcaactcatcaaatgcagaatctgtcacttgtcttctcagtaaagcaagtcaagatgaaagttggctgtggcacaagaagctgtctcatctaaacttcaagaccatgaatgagtttgtcaagaaagaactggttagaggtattcctcaagtggagtttactaaggatggactttgtaatgccttccagaaaggaaagcagattaaagcatcattcaggaagaagcttgattcaacaattgaagaacctctgcaattgctacacatggatttgtttggaccattcaatgtgttgtccatctcaaggaaaagatttttcctagtaattgtagatgatttctcaaagttctcttggatatatttcctgaagtctaaagatgaggctagtgaaatcattataatcacataaggcaagtcaacaatcatccagatttcaaagttagaagaatcaggagtgacaatggaactgaattcaaaaATTCTGTTatgaaagaattttatgaagacaatgggattatgcatgagttttcagcagcaagaactccacaacaaaatggagtagtggaaagaaagaatagatcacttattaaagctgcaaggacaatgcttgaagaatcaaagttaccaacatacttccgggctgaagctgtaaatactgcatgctacactcaaaatatttctctggttaatcaagcaaagtgtatgacaccctaccaattgttcaagaacaagaagccaactctaaattttcttcatgtctttggatacaaatgttatatcttgagaaatcaaactgatcaaaatgggaagtttgatgctaaagcagatgaaggaatttttgttagatatgctgtggaaaaagcatatagagtctacaatcaataaatgttgtgtttgatgataaaaagattgaaggactgtaagatgaagattctcatgaaagtctcaaatttaataatgtagagatggttagtgatgatagtgatgatgaaagtgatcagaaaataatgacaaaggatattgcagaaaaatctactactaatgaagcacaaaatttaacatctgtcgagttgtaaaatgcttcatccgtcgggagacaatcagctttatccgtcgggagacaatcagctttatccatcgggagacaatcagcttcatccgtcggaactcaaaatgcaccatccgttgggtcatcaagagaagctggaagtcagaacagatcacttacagaaagttcccctttctcaaatcaaagatccataaactcagggggagtttctaataatcaaaacgcAGTTACATATCatgacaacaatgaggcctctttatctagagctaatctacctcaacaaagaaaatggacaaaagatcatccctttgagctcatcattggtgatgtatcttctagagttcaaacaaggagatcaacttaagaagaatatctatatagcagcttcctatctaaggaagaaccaaagaaggtagaagaagctttattggatcctgattggattttagctttgcaagaggagctaaaccaatttgaaaggaataaagtatggaagctcgtacccaagcctaaaggaaagaatccaattgacaccaaatgggtattcagaaacaagatggatgaaaatggcatagtggtcaggaacaaagctagattggttgctaagggctactgccaacaagaaggaatcgattttgatgaaacttttgctcctgttgcaagacttgaagccatcggaattttcttaacctatgcagcccatgccaatttca is a genomic window containing:
- the LOC141712615 gene encoding pathogenesis-related protein PR-4-like; translated protein: MKRESYFAVLLLICLVVIKAAAQQASNVRATFHLYEPEKIGWNYLTASVYCATWDADKPLAFRQKYGWTAFCGPVGPRGQESCGKCLRVTNTRTNAQQIVRIVDQCSNGGLDLDVGVFRQLDTDGFGMQQGNMIVNYEFVNCGD